A single window of bacterium DNA harbors:
- a CDS encoding S9 family peptidase — protein sequence MSKTTRTPKKVPVSIHDFKKFTTPKSLALSPDGRLLAYTRSWTDEKQNKSFANLHVLDLMTGQSRQWTSGEHTDRGPCWSRDGRKLSFFRNEKGEDRIYCFDRDGGVPNLLWKGRGSLAGMEWAQDDTTLVVKFRKADPDKEAEQAIAEGKTPESKAPVARRITRLFYRLDGVGFFPEDRYHLYKLDIKSKSWTQLTKGPADDSAFAISADGNVLAYVGNSHRDPDQHPYDNDICFINLKSGRRSVLDGPQGEKLSLSFSPDGKWLVYLGHHNKKDAWGVEPIHPWRVDLRTGRIKNLTPDYDRQAGELSLADIGFEFESYDVKWSRDSKFMYYVVSDRGDSAIVKTPVGGGTPEKFWRTAGIVGLFDLKNNKMAVLHADYKSIGDFHVCDDITRKGATFRRVLSHNREYLNSAAFAKVQEYWVSSTDKTRVHTLMFTPADFSPRKKYPAIIYVHGGPRAQYARVFFHEMHALAAQGYVVVLPNPRGSQGYGKKHAEAIVGAWGTKDWEDVEAVADWLDSQKFVQKNRVAICGGSYGGYMTNWALGHSRRFRCGITDRSVVDLKAFAGSSDIGYLDHLEFGGYYWANPEGYSKMSPLTYAHKIKDPLLIVHSENDLRCAIEQAEQLFVALKVRGRTAEFLRFPEESHGLSRGGRPDRRVVRMEAYHDWFKRYLKK from the coding sequence ATGTCCAAGACAACTCGCACTCCCAAGAAGGTCCCGGTTTCGATTCATGATTTCAAGAAATTCACGACGCCGAAGTCGTTGGCTCTGTCCCCGGACGGGCGGCTTCTGGCATACACCCGTTCATGGACAGACGAAAAGCAGAACAAGAGCTTTGCAAACCTGCACGTACTGGATTTGATGACCGGCCAGAGCAGGCAGTGGACAAGCGGTGAGCATACGGACAGGGGACCGTGCTGGTCACGCGACGGAAGAAAGCTGTCATTTTTCAGAAATGAAAAGGGCGAAGACAGAATTTATTGTTTTGATCGTGACGGCGGAGTGCCCAATTTGCTATGGAAGGGGCGGGGCAGTCTGGCAGGCATGGAGTGGGCGCAGGATGACACGACACTGGTCGTAAAATTCCGCAAAGCAGACCCGGACAAAGAGGCGGAGCAGGCAATTGCGGAAGGAAAGACTCCTGAATCGAAAGCGCCTGTCGCGCGGCGCATCACGAGACTTTTCTATCGTCTGGACGGAGTAGGGTTCTTTCCGGAAGACCGCTATCATCTTTACAAACTGGACATCAAATCGAAATCGTGGACACAGTTGACCAAGGGGCCGGCGGACGACAGTGCATTTGCGATTTCGGCGGACGGGAATGTGCTGGCCTATGTCGGAAACTCGCACAGAGACCCCGACCAACATCCTTATGACAACGACATCTGTTTCATCAATTTGAAGAGCGGCAGACGAAGCGTTCTCGACGGACCTCAGGGAGAGAAGCTAAGTTTGAGTTTCTCGCCTGACGGGAAGTGGCTCGTGTATCTCGGGCATCACAACAAGAAGGATGCATGGGGTGTGGAACCGATTCATCCGTGGCGGGTCGATTTACGGACGGGCAGAATAAAGAATCTCACGCCGGACTATGACAGACAGGCAGGAGAACTGTCGCTTGCGGATATCGGTTTTGAGTTTGAGTCGTACGACGTGAAGTGGAGCCGTGACAGCAAATTCATGTATTATGTTGTGTCAGACCGCGGCGATTCCGCGATAGTGAAGACTCCTGTCGGCGGCGGCACGCCGGAGAAATTCTGGAGGACGGCGGGGATTGTCGGGTTGTTCGATCTAAAGAACAACAAGATGGCAGTGCTGCACGCGGATTACAAGTCCATCGGTGATTTCCATGTTTGCGATGACATCACCAGGAAAGGCGCGACGTTCCGGCGGGTACTGTCGCACAATCGGGAATATCTGAATTCGGCGGCATTTGCAAAGGTGCAGGAGTACTGGGTTTCTTCGACGGACAAGACGCGGGTTCATACTTTGATGTTTACACCTGCGGATTTTTCGCCGCGCAAGAAGTATCCGGCGATCATTTACGTTCACGGCGGGCCACGGGCTCAGTATGCGAGAGTGTTCTTCCATGAGATGCATGCGCTGGCGGCGCAGGGATACGTGGTGGTACTGCCGAATCCGCGGGGAAGTCAGGGGTACGGCAAGAAACACGCGGAGGCGATTGTCGGCGCGTGGGGGACGAAGGATTGGGAAGATGTCGAAGCGGTAGCGGATTGGCTGGACTCGCAGAAGTTCGTGCAGAAAAACAGGGTGGCGATTTGCGGCGGCAGCTATGGCGGTTACATGACAAACTGGGCTCTGGGCCACTCAAGAAGATTCCGCTGCGGAATAACCGACCGGTCGGTGGTGGATTTGAAGGCCTTTGCGGGTTCGTCAGATATTGGGTATCTCGATCATCTTGAGTTCGGCGGATACTATTGGGCGAATCCGGAGGGATACTCGAAGATGTCGCCGCTGACCTACGCGCACAAGATCAAGGATCCGCTGCTAATTGTCCACAGCGAGAATGATCTGCGGTGTGCAATAGAGCAGGCGGAGCAACTGTTTGTCGCGCTGAAGGTGCGAGGCAGGACAGCGGAGTTCTTGAGATTTCCGGAAGAGTCTCACGGCCTTTCGCGTGGCGGCAGACCGGATCGCCGCGTGGTGAGAATGGAAGCCTATCACGATTGGTTCAAGCGGTATTTGAAGAAGTAA
- the corA gene encoding magnesium/cobalt transporter CorA, which produces MSQQKSHGKHRRKHTRSSHKAGLPPGSVVYGGVERKVGPILRAIRYDTGSFEERILHSPQEIAPFLALPGVKWIDLEGLADTKLLEAVGHALKLHPLLIEDIANTNQRTKLEEDGEQLIVFVRDFERNKETGVLDDAQVAIALGSGFIFTFCELPPSEFAVIRERLRIGQGLTRQNGADYLLYRMLDMLVDQYFIVIDDVNDRLEVLQTKVLETPGDKEILPEIFETRQELLLLRKSILPLRDVLSALERRESPLMHPVTRAYFRDVYDHTLHVAESIDTLRDLETASLDVYLSRLSLRQNDVVRMLTVISTIFLPLTFLAGIWGMNFDVMPELRWQYGYFAALGVMAVLAVIMMIYFKRQRWL; this is translated from the coding sequence ATGTCGCAGCAGAAATCACACGGCAAACATCGTAGAAAGCACACCCGAAGCTCGCATAAGGCGGGATTGCCGCCCGGCAGCGTGGTGTATGGCGGAGTGGAGCGCAAGGTTGGGCCGATTCTCCGCGCGATACGGTACGACACGGGGAGTTTCGAGGAGCGGATTCTACACAGCCCGCAGGAGATTGCACCGTTTCTGGCTTTGCCGGGGGTAAAGTGGATTGACCTTGAGGGACTTGCTGACACGAAACTGCTGGAAGCGGTGGGGCATGCTCTTAAACTTCATCCGCTGCTTATCGAAGACATTGCCAACACAAATCAGCGGACGAAGCTCGAGGAAGACGGCGAGCAGCTGATCGTGTTCGTGCGGGATTTTGAGCGCAACAAGGAAACCGGAGTACTCGATGACGCACAGGTGGCGATTGCACTCGGGTCGGGTTTCATTTTCACATTTTGCGAGTTGCCGCCTTCAGAATTTGCGGTGATTCGGGAGCGGCTGCGGATAGGTCAAGGCTTGACGCGGCAAAACGGCGCGGACTATTTGCTCTACCGGATGCTGGATATGCTTGTGGACCAGTATTTCATCGTGATAGACGACGTGAATGACCGTCTTGAGGTGCTGCAGACAAAAGTTCTCGAAACACCGGGTGACAAGGAGATTTTGCCGGAGATATTTGAGACACGGCAAGAGCTTTTGCTGTTACGAAAGAGTATTCTGCCGCTGCGGGACGTCTTAAGCGCGCTTGAGCGGCGCGAATCGCCGTTGATGCACCCGGTGACCAGAGCCTATTTTCGCGATGTGTATGACCACACGCTGCACGTGGCCGAGTCGATTGACACGCTTCGTGATCTTGAGACGGCATCGTTAGACGTGTATTTGTCGCGGTTGTCGCTAAGGCAAAACGACGTTGTGCGGATGCTTACGGTCATTTCGACAATCTTTCTGCCGTTGACATTCCTGGCGGGCATCTGGGGAATGAACTTCGATGTCATGCCTGAACTTCGCTGGCAATACGGATACTTTGCCGCGCTGGGGGTGATGGCCGTGCTGGCCGTCATAATGATGATATACTTCAAGCGTCAAAGATGGCTTTGA
- a CDS encoding Hsp20/alpha crystallin family protein: MKITKYIPRTMEQSFPLNNLDEVLSDLMGWNKGSVMRSWAPDVDIAENHDSYEIHAELPGMREEDINITLNNNVLTISGEKKREVKEEKDNFVRVERSYGRFERSFSLPNNIVGDRVAANYADGVLRITLPKAEEAKSRTIKVSK, translated from the coding sequence ATGAAAATCACGAAGTACATTCCCCGTACGATGGAACAGTCGTTCCCCCTGAACAACCTTGATGAAGTCCTGAGTGACCTCATGGGCTGGAACAAGGGCAGTGTCATGCGCAGTTGGGCACCCGATGTGGACATCGCTGAAAATCATGACAGCTATGAAATCCATGCGGAGCTCCCGGGCATGCGCGAAGAGGACATCAACATCACGTTGAACAACAATGTCCTCACCATTTCCGGCGAGAAAAAGCGTGAAGTCAAGGAAGAGAAGGACAACTTCGTCCGCGTTGAGCGCAGCTACGGCCGCTTCGAAAGAAGCTTCAGCCTGCCCAACAATATCGTCGGAGACCGCGTTGCGGCCAACTACGCCGATGGCGTCTTGAGGATCACCCTTCCCAAGGCGGAAGAGGCCAAGAGCCGCACCATCAAGGTATCCAAGTAA
- a CDS encoding VWA domain-containing protein codes for MDGLLRFASWLGTGFLCGMMCLCGSLTAIADNAQVIYPGEDNEQAEDEIIPVEIRFYDGDGEIEAGDGSRPRFGRRLPSSVKGGTCGQGNDCGLLATEDVVLALEIPTSGNWSFSLCGSSFDTYIFVGYSPCGSEIGSNDDFCGTNSLAGCLWVQAGPVYVTIEGGANTCGKFLFTVQPCVPGRCCYMQGDSAACENTTLDDCAAIGGFWDAEATCEANPCPTGRCCYREGNISNCVENLLQKPCLFTLEGEWTEGGSCADPCTFEGDSSACGPMDLVLAIDVTGSMSYEIDAVREESHQILATAAEAANQDLRVALVVFRDVVTVIHPLTDNLEAVDAAIGTLDAGGGNGSPEASDIALEEIISGNGTCVSGAGFSVPFRPSASKVVVLITDAPNGGCDDAHQAADSAFAHEVALEALSAEVYISPVYVYSSAINPVTNAVMRDYAETTGGLYVLSHNGAGIAESIGDIIQQCGRMRLAMVDDSLPDITCFNDEITPSTFDITVSVVNRSEVAVADGGLALSEGSGPGGTGTVNSVNPFSLGVVQPGDTVDASFTVTITPAEAGGCIHFTAYLLNGADTVGTRTVCVNIPVTSLVFSQAHVPILECDGDGVTPTTFEIGVTVRNDSECATSLGSVVMASGFGPGGTGTVESAAQVSTGMLEPGDSTMVYFTVDISPTRVGGCINFRAFLLLDGDTLLSRNLCVNVPQFSVVMTSHSTPQLSCVNDEIVPTTFDIMVVAFNNSACDVTGARMLLGGGSGAGGSGFVVGSQSVDLGSLSQGEQRTVTFTVTIDPNTLGGLIRFTAFIAADSDTASSRNIDISVPACGCESSDGIFREISGYYYWECICVQLCDTVPVPVSICRPSGAFSTPPAAGIYGQCQGGCAPGQGVLNPNGWVRNGECWENEIYMTLPGCVRLCMDYVFPVELASFDAIPEYEQVRVVWSTASESQLERFEILRDGALMSVIPATNAPTGSSYEWLDTYVEQGRVYRYSLVVTDMSGSREELASATAMPLAQPEVSSGYALLPNYPNPFNGTTTIGFDLPEANDVVLTVYDVSGRRVAELVNGRFDAGRHEVSFGGEGLASGVYFCHMVAGVYATRQKMLLLK; via the coding sequence ATGGACGGGCTATTACGGTTTGCATCTTGGCTTGGTACCGGATTCCTCTGCGGCATGATGTGTCTTTGCGGCTCACTGACGGCGATTGCCGACAATGCTCAGGTTATATACCCGGGTGAAGACAATGAGCAGGCGGAAGACGAAATCATTCCGGTCGAAATTCGTTTTTATGACGGTGACGGCGAGATAGAGGCCGGGGACGGCTCTCGTCCTCGCTTTGGCCGTCGTTTGCCCTCTTCGGTGAAGGGCGGAACGTGCGGTCAGGGGAACGATTGCGGCCTTCTGGCAACGGAAGATGTCGTGTTGGCTTTGGAAATTCCGACCAGTGGTAACTGGTCGTTTTCGCTCTGCGGCTCATCGTTCGATACGTATATCTTTGTCGGATATTCCCCCTGCGGTTCGGAGATAGGCTCAAACGACGACTTTTGCGGCACGAATTCACTTGCGGGCTGTCTGTGGGTTCAAGCCGGGCCGGTGTATGTGACCATAGAAGGCGGAGCGAACACGTGCGGAAAGTTTCTGTTCACCGTCCAGCCGTGTGTGCCGGGACGTTGCTGCTACATGCAGGGGGACTCGGCGGCCTGCGAGAACACGACCTTGGATGATTGCGCAGCAATCGGCGGATTCTGGGACGCGGAAGCGACATGCGAAGCAAATCCCTGCCCGACCGGCCGCTGTTGTTACCGGGAAGGGAACATCTCGAATTGTGTGGAGAATCTGTTGCAGAAACCGTGTCTGTTCACTCTTGAAGGCGAGTGGACGGAAGGCGGCTCGTGCGCTGATCCTTGCACGTTTGAGGGAGACAGTTCGGCTTGCGGTCCGATGGATTTGGTATTGGCGATTGACGTAACCGGCTCAATGTCCTATGAGATTGACGCGGTGCGCGAAGAGTCGCATCAGATACTTGCCACGGCGGCGGAAGCCGCGAATCAGGATTTGCGGGTGGCTTTAGTCGTTTTCCGCGATGTTGTCACTGTTATTCATCCGTTGACAGATAATCTCGAAGCAGTTGACGCGGCCATCGGCACACTGGATGCCGGTGGAGGCAACGGTTCACCGGAGGCCTCCGATATTGCCCTTGAAGAAATCATCTCGGGGAATGGAACATGCGTGAGCGGTGCGGGATTTTCCGTGCCGTTCCGGCCATCGGCCTCAAAAGTGGTTGTGCTAATAACCGATGCTCCGAACGGCGGTTGTGATGACGCACATCAGGCAGCAGATTCTGCATTCGCGCATGAAGTCGCACTGGAAGCACTCAGTGCCGAGGTGTACATATCACCTGTTTACGTGTACTCCTCTGCAATAAATCCGGTAACGAATGCGGTAATGCGGGACTACGCTGAAACGACCGGCGGATTGTATGTGTTGTCCCATAACGGTGCTGGTATTGCCGAATCCATCGGGGACATCATTCAGCAGTGCGGACGGATGCGTCTGGCGATGGTGGACGATTCACTACCGGACATCACGTGCTTTAACGATGAGATAACTCCATCAACTTTTGACATAACGGTTTCGGTGGTGAACCGTTCTGAAGTTGCCGTGGCAGACGGCGGGCTGGCCCTAAGTGAAGGCTCCGGTCCGGGCGGCACGGGAACGGTGAACTCGGTTAATCCGTTCAGTCTTGGAGTCGTCCAGCCCGGTGACACAGTGGACGCGAGCTTTACGGTCACAATCACTCCGGCGGAAGCGGGCGGCTGTATCCACTTCACGGCCTATTTATTGAACGGCGCAGATACCGTAGGCACGCGCACGGTGTGTGTCAATATTCCCGTGACCTCACTTGTTTTCAGTCAGGCACACGTCCCGATTCTTGAATGTGACGGGGACGGAGTCACGCCAACGACATTTGAAATCGGTGTCACGGTTCGCAACGATTCAGAGTGCGCGACATCGCTGGGCAGTGTGGTCATGGCCAGCGGCTTCGGGCCTGGGGGAACAGGCACCGTGGAATCAGCAGCGCAGGTGAGCACCGGCATGCTTGAGCCGGGCGATTCGACCATGGTCTATTTCACGGTGGACATCTCACCGACACGGGTCGGCGGGTGTATCAATTTCCGAGCCTTTTTGCTGCTGGACGGTGATACACTTCTCAGCCGGAATCTGTGTGTGAATGTGCCGCAGTTCAGCGTCGTGATGACAAGCCATAGTACGCCGCAGTTGAGCTGTGTGAATGACGAAATTGTGCCCACAACGTTTGACATAATGGTTGTCGCGTTCAACAATTCCGCCTGTGACGTGACGGGTGCAAGAATGCTTCTTGGAGGAGGAAGCGGAGCTGGCGGTTCAGGCTTTGTTGTAGGATCGCAAAGTGTGGACTTAGGTTCACTATCCCAAGGCGAACAGCGAACCGTGACATTCACGGTAACGATCGATCCCAATACTCTTGGGGGACTGATCCGGTTTACAGCCTTTATTGCCGCCGATAGCGACACGGCCTCAAGTCGCAACATAGATATCTCAGTTCCCGCATGCGGCTGCGAGTCAAGCGATGGGATTTTCCGGGAAATCAGCGGCTATTATTATTGGGAGTGTATTTGTGTCCAGCTCTGCGATACGGTGCCTGTTCCAGTTTCCATCTGCAGACCGAGTGGAGCTTTTTCGACACCGCCCGCCGCAGGAATTTATGGCCAATGTCAGGGCGGATGTGCCCCGGGACAGGGGGTGCTCAATCCAAACGGGTGGGTTCGCAATGGCGAATGCTGGGAGAATGAAATCTACATGACCTTGCCGGGCTGCGTACGGCTGTGCATGGATTATGTGTTTCCGGTCGAGCTGGCAAGCTTCGATGCCATTCCGGAATATGAGCAGGTGCGAGTGGTTTGGAGTACCGCATCGGAGTCACAGCTTGAGCGATTCGAGATATTGCGCGACGGCGCGCTGATGAGCGTTATCCCGGCCACGAATGCTCCTACCGGCAGCAGTTACGAGTGGCTTGACACCTATGTCGAGCAAGGCCGCGTGTACCGGTACTCGCTGGTGGTCACAGACATGAGCGGATCGCGCGAAGAGTTGGCATCGGCAACCGCGATGCCGCTTGCGCAGCCCGAAGTAAGCAGCGGATATGCGCTGCTGCCGAATTATCCGAATCCGTTTAACGGCACAACGACAATTGGATTTGATTTGCCCGAAGCGAACGACGTTGTGCTGACGGTTTACGATGTCAGTGGCCGGCGGGTTGCGGAACTCGTGAATGGGCGATTTGACGCTGGACGGCACGAAGTGTCGTTTGGCGGAGAGGGGTTGGCCAGCGGAGTCTACTTCTGCCATATGGTCGCAGGAGTGTATGCGACGCGGCAGAAGATGTTACTTCTGAAATAG
- a CDS encoding DUF1569 domain-containing protein: MGNLLNESDRKELSNRLARLTPDAKPLWGKMTPGHLLAHLIDLFEVTFAERPVTVRKGLMNSAFGRWMLSTMPLPKNAKTDPEYLKRPVGNFEQDKAKVQDYIQRFAAPEKFTFGASPWVGQMTPEQWAKSHYTHLAHHLKQFNL; encoded by the coding sequence ATGGGAAACTTACTGAATGAGTCCGACCGCAAGGAACTCAGCAACCGCCTTGCCCGACTAACACCGGATGCCAAACCGCTCTGGGGCAAAATGACTCCCGGACATTTGCTCGCGCATCTGATAGACCTGTTCGAAGTCACTTTTGCCGAGCGTCCTGTCACCGTGCGCAAAGGCTTGATGAACTCCGCGTTCGGCAGATGGATGCTGTCCACCATGCCGCTTCCAAAAAACGCGAAAACCGATCCCGAATATCTGAAACGACCCGTGGGTAATTTTGAGCAGGACAAAGCGAAAGTGCAAGACTACATTCAACGTTTTGCGGCACCCGAAAAATTCACCTTCGGTGCCAGTCCATGGGTCGGACAAATGACACCCGAGCAATGGGCTAAATCCCATTATACGCATCTGGCGCATCACCTTAAGCAGTTTAATCTCTGA
- a CDS encoding DUF1569 domain-containing protein, protein MRRLENLHADSKAKWGKFDAGRMLAHVIDTFEACFAERRITVSKNMFNTVIGRWMVIDGPVPWPKGAPTSPELFVTQPGEFLHDKQRVIEYIKRLEKGPNQTFGPSPYLGKLTPGQWSRLHYRHLDHHLKQFGL, encoded by the coding sequence TTGAGACGACTGGAAAACCTGCATGCGGACTCCAAGGCGAAATGGGGGAAGTTCGATGCCGGTCGAATGCTCGCCCATGTGATTGATACTTTTGAAGCCTGTTTTGCAGAGCGAAGAATTACGGTCAGCAAGAACATGTTCAACACCGTTATTGGCCGCTGGATGGTCATCGACGGCCCCGTTCCCTGGCCGAAGGGAGCACCGACTTCACCCGAGTTGTTTGTGACACAGCCCGGGGAATTTCTGCACGATAAACAGCGCGTCATTGAATACATCAAGCGGCTTGAAAAAGGCCCCAATCAGACCTTTGGCCCAAGCCCCTATCTCGGCAAACTAACACCCGGCCAGTGGTCAAGACTGCACTATCGTCATCTGGACCATCACCTGAAACAGTTTGGTTTGTAA
- a CDS encoding phosphoribosylaminoimidazolesuccinocarboxamide synthase, translating into MNTVALPLLGRGKVRDIYEFDDRHLVFVTSNRVSAFDVVLPTPIPNKGSTLNELTRFWMTRFKSLCGNHIADKDYSDFAREFSASLSDTSPGQVEVVKKAEMLPVECVVRGFITGSGWKDYKKTGAVCGHKLPEGLEHCAQFPEPLFTPATKATSGHDENIDFARMCDIVGVEMGTKLRDLSIEIYSSGRDFARKRGILIADTKFEFGIIDGELCLCDEVLTPDSSRFWPADDYAPGRDQRSFDKQIVRNYLETLDWDKTPPGPQLPADIVQKTAAAYEEIARKLMA; encoded by the coding sequence ATGAACACAGTTGCTCTGCCTCTGCTCGGTCGCGGCAAGGTCCGTGACATTTACGAATTTGACGACCGTCATCTGGTGTTTGTGACTTCAAATCGCGTCTCGGCGTTTGATGTTGTTCTGCCGACACCGATTCCGAACAAGGGCTCAACTCTCAATGAGCTTACCCGTTTCTGGATGACGCGTTTCAAATCGCTGTGCGGGAATCACATCGCCGACAAGGATTACAGTGACTTTGCGCGCGAATTTTCCGCTTCACTGAGCGACACGTCGCCCGGACAGGTGGAAGTGGTGAAGAAGGCCGAGATGCTGCCGGTGGAGTGTGTAGTGCGCGGATTTATCACCGGCTCAGGCTGGAAGGACTACAAGAAAACGGGCGCGGTGTGCGGACACAAGTTGCCGGAAGGACTCGAACACTGCGCGCAGTTTCCCGAGCCGCTGTTCACCCCCGCCACGAAGGCAACTTCGGGGCACGACGAAAACATTGATTTCGCGCGGATGTGCGACATTGTTGGAGTGGAAATGGGCACGAAACTGCGCGACCTGTCTATCGAGATTTACTCATCCGGCCGTGACTTTGCGCGGAAAAGGGGAATCCTGATAGCGGACACGAAGTTTGAATTTGGTATTATCGACGGTGAATTGTGTCTGTGCGATGAAGTGCTGACTCCCGACAGCTCGCGCTTCTGGCCTGCGGACGATTATGCACCGGGACGCGACCAGAGAAGTTTCGACAAACAGATAGTGCGCAACTACCTTGAAACACTCGATTGGGACAAGACGCCTCCGGGGCCGCAGCTGCCGGCCGATATCGTACAGAAGACGGCCGCAGCCTACGAGGAAATCGCGCGCAAGCTGATGGCGTAG
- a CDS encoding sulfite exporter TauE/SafE family protein: MWIELSGLFLLGVLAGVLGGYLGIGGALIITPVLLALSAAQQIPESVRYPLVFSSTLFAILGTSISAGYTYARANRVHWAGFKAIAITAFLLSFVGSWASSQSSPDVLRVFFAIFALVSAAIFVSPLRGHAGGEFHFRAWPFLLLGAATGFLSAYIGVAGGVLMVPVMLFLIKVPPEYAVGTSSMVGIVTALTGVIGYVIIGWNVTELPQWTFGYVYLVYAVPILIGSLLGGPFGSKLNQGSSVKLFRLLFAAYLVGVAVKMLLK; encoded by the coding sequence TTGTGGATTGAACTCAGCGGGCTGTTCTTGCTGGGGGTGTTGGCCGGGGTACTCGGCGGATACCTTGGCATCGGCGGCGCGCTGATTATTACACCGGTACTGCTCGCGCTAAGCGCGGCACAGCAGATTCCGGAATCGGTGCGCTATCCGCTGGTATTCAGTTCCACGCTGTTCGCGATACTTGGCACGTCCATTTCGGCGGGATATACGTATGCGCGTGCCAACCGTGTACACTGGGCAGGGTTCAAAGCCATTGCCATCACGGCGTTTCTGCTTTCATTTGTCGGTTCGTGGGCTTCGTCGCAATCGTCGCCCGACGTGTTGCGTGTGTTTTTTGCAATATTCGCTCTCGTGAGCGCCGCGATATTCGTATCGCCGCTCAGGGGACACGCGGGGGGAGAGTTTCATTTTCGGGCTTGGCCGTTTCTGCTGCTGGGCGCGGCGACGGGATTTCTGTCGGCCTATATTGGTGTCGCCGGCGGAGTACTGATGGTACCCGTGATGCTGTTCCTCATTAAAGTGCCGCCAGAATATGCGGTCGGCACGAGCAGCATGGTCGGTATTGTCACGGCCTTAACCGGAGTCATTGGCTACGTCATCATTGGCTGGAATGTCACCGAACTTCCGCAGTGGACCTTTGGCTATGTCTATCTCGTCTATGCCGTTCCGATTCTTATTGGCTCGCTGCTCGGCGGACCGTTTGGCAGCAAGCTCAATCAAGGAAGCAGTGTCAAGCTGTTTCGCCTGCTGTTTGCCGCTTATCTTGTCGGCGTCGCCGTCAAGATGCTCTTGAAGTAG